From the Halalkalicoccus sp. CGA53 genome, one window contains:
- a CDS encoding dipeptide epimerase, which yields MSLETSYERVELPLEFPFTIARSTQEAAEIVFVTVSDGEFEGIGGAGPSPHYGETAATVDAVLPDLLSVVESVGDPHRLEEIERRMRETVAYNAAARCAVSIALHDLVAKRLDLPLYRYWGLSEGEPLESTYTIGIDETDVMAEKTAEAVDRGYGALKVKLGTDRDMEIIETVRAEAPEATIRVDANEAWSPREAIERIEEIGEFEVEFVEQPVPAGDPDGLRYVYERSSLPIAADESCLTLADIPRIADKCDIASVKLMKCGGLREAIRMIHAARAHGLETMLGCMTESNASIAAGCHLAPLLDYADLDGALLLDEDRYSGVPMPGGVIDLSAVERGTGAEPI from the coding sequence GTGAGCCTCGAGACCTCCTACGAGCGGGTCGAACTCCCCCTCGAGTTCCCGTTCACCATCGCACGCAGCACCCAGGAGGCCGCCGAGATCGTCTTCGTGACCGTGAGCGACGGCGAGTTCGAAGGGATCGGCGGGGCCGGTCCCTCCCCACACTACGGCGAGACCGCCGCGACCGTCGATGCGGTGCTGCCCGATCTGCTCTCGGTCGTCGAGTCCGTCGGCGATCCCCACAGGCTCGAGGAGATCGAGCGACGGATGCGCGAGACAGTCGCGTACAACGCGGCGGCGCGCTGTGCGGTCTCGATCGCGCTTCACGACCTCGTCGCCAAACGACTCGACCTCCCGCTGTATCGCTACTGGGGGTTGAGCGAGGGCGAACCGCTCGAGAGCACCTACACCATCGGGATCGACGAGACGGACGTGATGGCCGAGAAGACCGCCGAAGCGGTCGACCGCGGCTACGGTGCGCTCAAGGTCAAGCTCGGCACCGACCGTGACATGGAGATCATCGAGACGGTGAGAGCCGAGGCGCCGGAGGCGACGATCCGGGTCGACGCGAACGAGGCCTGGAGCCCGCGCGAGGCGATCGAGCGGATCGAGGAGATCGGCGAGTTCGAGGTCGAGTTCGTCGAACAGCCGGTTCCGGCCGGGGACCCGGACGGACTCAGGTACGTCTACGAGCGCTCGTCGCTGCCGATCGCCGCCGACGAGTCCTGTCTCACGCTCGCCGATATCCCCCGGATCGCCGACAAGTGCGACATCGCGAGCGTCAAACTGATGAAGTGCGGTGGGCTCCGCGAGGCGATCCGGATGATCCACGCCGCGCGCGCCCACGGCCTGGAGACGATGCTCGGCTGCATGACCGAGTCGAACGCCTCGATCGCGGCGGGCTGTCACCTCGCGCCGCTGCTCGACTACGCAGACCTCGACGGCGCGCTGTTGCTCGACGAGGACCGGTACTCGGGCGTGCCGATGCCCGGCGGGGTGATCGACCTCTCGGCGGTCGAACGCGGCACCGGCGCCGAGCCGATCTGA
- a CDS encoding FxLYD domain-containing protein codes for MRSTEEFSGDRTTGHSVPRPDRRRLLALVGGAAATVLAGCGAADDTPDYEEGESVDADGEERTAEETTAAAALAETELNDGLSPLDDLDIADHGFVVEEDFRRATVQGTVENARQGRLTDVEVWVRIYDDGDALLGRYADSIGDLDPGERWAFTVIVLESLVEIERYELAVVGRSE; via the coding sequence ATGCGCTCGACCGAAGAGTTCTCCGGAGACCGGACCACCGGCCACTCAGTCCCGAGGCCCGACAGGCGGCGGCTGCTCGCGCTCGTCGGTGGCGCGGCCGCGACCGTGCTCGCCGGCTGTGGGGCCGCCGACGACACTCCCGACTACGAGGAGGGCGAGTCGGTCGACGCCGACGGCGAGGAGCGAACGGCGGAGGAGACGACCGCGGCGGCGGCGCTCGCTGAGACGGAGCTGAACGACGGGCTCTCGCCCCTCGACGACCTCGACATCGCAGACCACGGGTTCGTCGTCGAGGAGGACTTCCGGCGTGCGACGGTCCAGGGGACGGTCGAGAACGCCCGCCAGGGACGGCTGACCGACGTCGAGGTCTGGGTGCGGATCTACGACGACGGCGATGCCCTGCTCGGCCGGTACGCAGACTCGATCGGCGACCTCGACCCGGGAGAGCGGTGGGCGTTCACGGTGATCGTCCTCGAATCCCTCGTCGAGATCGAACGATACGAACTCGCGGTCGTCGGTCGCTCCGAGTGA
- a CDS encoding DUF1611 domain-containing protein, producing MKVAILAHELFPDGAKTAVGVMRYGEYDVVAVLDRENAGDRVRDHIDLPDAPIVAGMDEIETCDALLIGIAPIGGGFDDSWREDVRTALSRGCDVISGLHYFLTEDEEFVELAEENGCELWDVREPHDELGVSDGIAAEVDAEIVLTVGTDCSVGKMTATLELVEAAREAGVDAGFIPTGQTGIMIDGWGNPIDRVISDFTAGAVEEMIVERGDDHDVLFVEGQGSIVHPAYSAVTCGILHGSMADRLVLCHEEGREVIHGYESFSLPSIPRYTKLYEDLARPVHEAEVVAGMLNTRYVDENAAAREAVESYSEELGAPATDPVRFGAEEVLEAVL from the coding sequence ATGAAGGTCGCCATCCTGGCACACGAGCTGTTCCCCGACGGGGCGAAGACCGCGGTCGGCGTGATGCGCTACGGCGAGTACGACGTGGTGGCCGTCCTCGACCGCGAGAACGCGGGCGATCGGGTACGGGACCACATCGACCTCCCGGACGCCCCCATCGTCGCGGGCATGGACGAGATCGAGACGTGCGACGCGCTGCTGATCGGCATCGCCCCTATCGGCGGCGGCTTCGACGACTCCTGGCGCGAGGACGTCCGCACGGCGCTCTCGCGCGGCTGTGACGTCATCTCCGGGCTGCACTACTTCCTCACCGAGGACGAGGAGTTCGTCGAGTTGGCCGAGGAGAACGGCTGCGAGCTCTGGGACGTCCGCGAACCCCACGACGAGCTGGGTGTGAGCGACGGGATCGCGGCCGAGGTCGACGCCGAGATCGTCCTCACCGTCGGCACCGACTGCTCGGTCGGGAAGATGACCGCGACGCTCGAACTCGTCGAGGCAGCGAGGGAGGCGGGCGTCGACGCGGGGTTCATCCCGACCGGCCAGACCGGGATCATGATCGACGGGTGGGGAAACCCCATAGACAGAGTCATCTCCGACTTCACCGCGGGCGCGGTCGAGGAGATGATCGTCGAGCGCGGCGACGACCACGACGTGCTGTTCGTCGAGGGCCAGGGGAGCATCGTCCACCCCGCCTACTCCGCGGTCACCTGCGGAATCCTCCACGGCTCAATGGCCGACCGGCTCGTGCTCTGTCACGAGGAGGGGCGGGAGGTCATCCACGGCTACGAGTCGTTCTCGCTGCCGTCGATTCCCAGGTACACGAAGCTCTACGAGGACCTCGCACGCCCGGTCCACGAGGCCGAGGTCGTCGCCGGGATGCTCAACACGCGGTACGTCGACGAGAACGCGGCCGCCCGCGAGGCGGTGGAGTCGTACTCCGAGGAGCTCGGCGCGCCCGCGACCGATCCGGTCCGGTTCGGGGCCGAGGAGGTGCTGGAGGCTGTGCTGTGA